Within the Drosophila miranda strain MSH22 chromosome Y unlocalized genomic scaffold, D.miranda_PacBio2.1 Contig_Y2_pilon, whole genome shotgun sequence genome, the region CAGGGGCAAACACAGAACTGCGCAGCAAGATGCCATATTCATCGCATTTATGGAGAGACACCCAATGATAGCCAAAAACTACCTCAAGGGTGATAAGCTGGCAGCTGAAGCCGCCTGGAAGCGGCTTTCAAAGGAGTTAAATAGCGTGGGTCCGCCTGTCAAAGAAGTTTGTGAGTGGAAAAGAGTAAGTGCCGAGCAATTGCGCTATGTTCCGTCATCTCACTTGGCTCTTGATAGGTATGGAAAGACTGGAAAAGCTGCATTCGTAAAAAGATTAACAATAACAGGCTGGAAGATTCAAATGCCTGCGGCAAAGGCTCGCTGTATCAGGATACACTCCCTGCTCTAGAGGATGCAGTGGCCGTGATCTGTGACTTGTATGATAAGCCCGACAGAGTAGTCGAATCTCGTCCAAAGGCACGTCCTGAAATTTCCAACCGTTTGCAACTGCAGGACATCAAGACCGACCACGACGAGGTCACAGCCACAGATGACGGTAAGACAAAAATATCAAGCCGCAAAAAATGTatactatttttttttatgtaaaGATGATGAGGAAGAAGATGACTGATCCAGCCGGATCAATGACAGACATATGGGCGTGAAATTGGAGTGCACTAGCACTAGGACATGAATAGACAAACTCGCTTGAACGCCCAGCGCACAGAAGCCAATACGGACGCGCTTTTGGCTCTAGGCACACAGATCTCAGACCTAATGCAGCAACAGCTCAAGGAGCGCAAGCGTCTTAATGCTATAATGGAGAAATTTGTTCTCAAAATCGAAACAACCGACTAACTAGTTCCACTATTTTAATTATGGTTTGCTAAAGAAAATATTGAAAGTGTCCCTCAAGACCTAATGTTTGACCAGGAAAGAAAGATCTGTCCACTTTTTCAAACATTTAAGATTATTATAATTAATGTAAACTAGGCGCATAATGGGGAACCATGGGCATTTTTGAGAGATGTGAAACGTCGATTGGACAAACgataaaataaacaatttgtttgctttggcaAATATTTTTATACTCAACAGACACGCAGTTGGTTTTGGCGGGAACCTTTTGAATTGAATTTTCTTGTCAAAATTGTGTGGTGTACTGTTTTTTAATCCCAATATCGTTTCTGGGTCTTTCGTTCAACGGTTTCCGGGTCAGAGGCTCACGAATACAATTATTGATGAGCATATGAATGGGAAAATTATGCATTAATGACTATGAACTATACAATTCTTAAATAAGCTGCTTTTATAGTATTGCTAGTTAGGCTTGCAAAATGAAATAAAGTTCATATAAGTTAATTTTATCCTTATTCGAAGgacaaaataaaagattatTTTGATTCTGTTCACATTAGCGAagtgcttttattgaatatcAGAATGTGACTGCTTAAATctagaattataattcttaaAGAAACCTATCGATGAACGCGGCAGAGGAACTTCGGCAGAGGCCGAATTGTTG harbors:
- the LOC117192705 gene encoding uncharacterized protein LOC117192705 — its product is MGKHRTAQQDAIFIAFMERHPMIAKNYLKGDKLAAEAAWKRLSKELNSVGPPVKEVCEWKRVWKDWKSCIRKKINNNRLEDSNACGKGSLYQDTLPALEDAVAVICDLYDKPDRVVESRPKARPEISNRLQLQDIKTDHDEVTATDDDDEEEDD